The Chryseobacterium sp. JV274 sequence TCTTCTTCTGAAAAAATAGATTATGGAGGGTACGCTTATTTACAACTACTCAGGAACATCCTCTTTAGTAAGGAAAGATGTGCTTGAAGAACTTTTTCTCGCTAAATACAGTGAGGTCCATAAAAATACCGATGTCCCATGTTTTTTCTGGGGGAATGTCAGGCAGCCTTTTATTTTAGCACGCTGCCTGATTGCACTTTCCAATATTGTGAAATCCAGTTTTAATCTGTCTCCGTTTCAGATGGGACTTCTCAAAGATCCAATAGTAACAGCCGGAAATCAAAAATTACGCTTTGAAGGTTTTTCTCACTGTGCCGGAGTCTACGCAAGAGTTGATATACTGCCTGATGGTTTGGAAGGAGAATTTCTGGAAAACGGAACTACAAATGTAGATTTTAACCAGCCTATGATAACAGCCCTGGGAAGTATCCGCCCGAATGAAAAAATTATGCTTTCCGTAGGTGAAAAAGAAGTGGCTCTGTATAAAGAAGAAGAAAAAGTAATAGAAAGAAAAGTCCCTTTGCCATCAAAATGGATTAAAGGACTGGGAACGGTTCAGGTTTATTTATCAGAATCTGAAAAACGATATGCTTTTAATAAAATCCAGACACAGCAGCTGTTCCGGGGAATGCCGAAAGGAACTATAAAGTCCGATTATTATCTGATTGTGAGAGGAAATAAACCCTTTTTTTCTCCGGTAAAATCTGCAGATGCTGTTTGTATAGGCGGGCTTCACAGGCTTCGTCTTTTAGAGCCTCTGCTTCCTTATATTGATTCTATGCAGGTTTTTCCACATTCTAATATGCAGTCTACAACATGGCAGCTTTATATGGGACATATCAGATTCTGCTTTTCTTTGTCAAGAGAGTGCTGGAGAGGTTTCTCAGGAGAAGGTGCTGTATTGGAAAGCCTGATTTCTGAAGTCTCTGATGAGTGGATTGATGCTTTGGATAAGTATGCCTATGCCAATCAATCTTTTAATCCCTCCATGTTTGCTCTGAAGGAAAATCTGAGTTTCAGTAAAGCTGATAATGTTACAGGAAGACTTGCTGCAATGGGATTACTGGGCTATGACCTTGATGATCATGAATTTTTCTACCGCAGACTTCCTTTTAAATTGAGCCGTATTATTGGCCTCAACCCCCGTATAAAAAATGCCGAAAAGTTGATAGAATGCGGAAAAGTAGAAATTTTAAATAACAACAAAGAAAGAACAGAAGCCAGAGTAGAAGGAACCGGTGTGCACCATACAGTAATCATTGAAGAAGAAAAAGAACGCTGTACCTGCGAATGGTTTAGTAAGTATCAGGGAGAAAGAGGTCCCTGTAAACACGTGTTGGCAGTGAAGAAACTGGTAAACAGTTAAAAAGTTCTCCTATCTGATTTTATTATCTTGTTGACAGTAGCAAGGACACAAAAATTTTGTATCCCCTCATAACTTTGATTTCTTGTGCCTGTGCGTTATTTCAGTAGCTGACAGGTATTTTCATCTCAATCTTTTACCTGTCTCATCCATTCCTCATAGCTAAGTACCCCCAATTCCGGTTTACTTTCTCCTTCAAGAATAGAGATAAACTCAAGCTGGTTTCCATCCGGATCATTGAAATAAATAGCCAGTGCCGGCATCCATGCAAATACCATTGGTTCAACACTTCCATTTTTTAAGAAATTGTAGGGCTTTAAATCTTTATTTTCTAAAAACTCCACTGAATAGTTTAAAATATCTTCCTTACTGCTGGAAAAGGCAAAATGTCTGGTCTGAAGATTCTCCTTCTGCTCCCACAATCCCAACATAAATTCTTTCTCTTCTCCAACCCATAAAAAAGCAATAGGTCTGGTTTCATCCCTGTGACCCAGTTTCAATCCTAGCACTTCTGTATAAAACTGTATCGCATTTTCCAGATTGCTCACCTGGACATGAGTTTCATATATTCCCTTAATCATAGCTTAATTTTAATGGCAAAGCTAGAAAACCCTTTCTGAAAAACAGATCAGAGATGATTTTTTTAATGAAAATGAATGATAGAAGGATTTTATAATTAGGGATTAGAGATTAGGTTGTTGGTAAATATCACTATCTGTTTTCAAAATCAATTCAATAGAGGTGGGCTTTAACCCGCCTTACAAGCAACTCATTCATCCGGCTTCAGCCAAAATTTAAAAATCTGCATGAATTTTTTAAAAATATTCAATGTATTAGATCTAATCCCCAATTAAAGAAAAAAAACAAAGAAAAATTTTCTACGCAAAAAGGTTGCGCAATACTGTTTTTACTTTGCATCAGAAATCAGAGAGGAAGTACCAATCTTTCCAATGTTTAACCAAAAACAGTAACCATGAAATTTAATTTTTTTAAAAAAGAAACTAAAGTAGTATTGAACTACGAAGGTGAAAAAGCATATGCGATGACACCTGCCGAAGAATTGTATAGTGCTGTTGTTACAACAGGACTTTCAGATACCAACTATGAAAAAGGAAATGACAGATTGAAAAGAATCCAGTCTCTGATCAAAAAAAATGATCCCGAATTTGTAGCTAAACTGGCGGTGTATGCAAGAAAAGATATGTATCTCCGTTCCATTCCATTGGTATTGACTACCGAACTGGCGAAGCAGGCTTCCGGTACGGATCTGGTAAGTAAAACGGTAGATAAAGTAGTACAGAGAGCAGATGAAATTACAGAATTACTGGCGTACTACCAGCTTGCAAATAAAAGAACAGATACCAAAAAACTGAACAGACTGTCAAAGCAGATTCAGAAAGGTTTGGTAAAATCATTTAATAAATTCGATGAATATCAGTTTGCAAAATACAATAGGAAAGCAGAAGTAACTCTGAAAGACGCACTCTTTCTGGTTCATCCGAAAGCTAAAGATGAAAATCAACAATCTGTTTTCAATAAAATTGCCAATAATACATTGGAAACCCCTTATACATGGGAAGTTGAACTTTCTGTTTTGGGGCAGACGAAATTTGCAGATGATACAGAAAGAAAACTGGCTTTCAAAAACAAATGGGAAGAACTGATCTTCAGCAACAAATTGGGCTATATGGCAACCATGAGAAACCTGAGGAATATCCTGGAAGCCGGAGTATCATCTGATGCCATGAATAAAGTCTGCAGATATCTTTCTGATGAAAGAGCAGTATCCAATTCAAAGCAGCTCCCATTCCGATTTCTGGCGGCCTACAGAGAATTAAAGACTATAGATTCTCCTTATTTGGCTTCAGTATTGGAGGCATTGGAAGATGCTGTGGTAGTAAGTGCTAAAAATATCAAAGGCTTTGGTTTTGATACTTCGGTAGTTATCGCTGCGGATGTATCCGGTTCTATGCAGAAAGCAGTTTCCAATAAAAGTAAAATTTTGCTGTATGATATCGGTTTGCTGATGTCTATGATCTTGCAGTCACAATGTAAAAATGTGGTAACAGGTATCTTTGGTGACCGTTGGTTAAGAATTCCAATGCCTAAAAACGGTATTTTAAGAAATGTAGACGCATTTTATAAACGAGAAGGTGAAGTAGGCTATTCTACCAATGGTTATCTGGTCATCGAAGATCTGATCGAAAGAAAAGAACAGGTAGATAAAGTAATGCTTTTTACCGATACTCAGATGTGGAACAGCATTGGAAGTAGAAACTCTTTTGAAGACCTTTGGAATAGATATAAAGCCATCGCTCCTCATGCAAAACTGTATATTTTTGACCTGGCAGGTTATGGTCAACAGCCACTTGATGTCAGAAAGAATGATGTATACCTTATTGCAGGTTGGTCAGACAAAATTTTCGATGTGCTGAATGCTTTGGAAGACAAGAAATCTGCAGTGAAAATGATTCAAAAAGTAGTGCTGTAGTTGGCACTGCTTTTAAAAAATAACATAATAAATCAGTTGTAAATCCGTACGAGTTTAGAATTTTTATAGAGTTGAGGTTATTTTTAGCAGAAGTTTCCAAGTCTTGAATTTTTGGTTCTTTTGCATCAAGGCAAAACGAACAGAATTTAAATAAAAAATATACTACGTAAAAAGATTGCGTACATGCAATATAATTTTGCAGTGTTAATACTATCGGTGCCGTTAGAAAGACATCCTTCGATTCCAAAACTGATAGAGTCTTTCACGAGATTGCCCGGTAGCTGACCAATGCCGTTGATAAGAGTTTCATCGTCAACTTTCAATTGAACATCAATTACTCTTATTATTAACTTGCTTGGTTTTTAATAAAAACATAACTACGTAAAAAGAATACGCAGTAGCTATCTAAATTTGCAAAAGAAAAAAATAATAACCATGATTCATCATAAACCAAATCTGAAAGAAGCACTGTATTGAGGTTAATACTCAATACTTATGAAAAAAATTAAAGTGGTAAGACAAAAATTCGGATTCAATGAATATGGATTGATTGACTTTCCGAAGAAAATTTCCGGTGTACAGATTTCAAGAATTATGCACGGAGATGATATGGGTTGTTCATACTGTTTCCCACACGGTTATGAGGTGGTGAATGCAAAGTATACAAAATTCCAGCGAAACTGGAAGAAATATAGAAAAACTCAATGGAAAAATTAAAATCAGGTGCCGTTTTGGAATCATACTTCGAGTTAAGTCTTCAGATGTAGGTTCAATTCCTGCCATACCTGTTGTAAACGGAATGTAGCTCAAAAGATAGAGTAGAAGAAAAAGAAAAGATTCCGCCGTTTTGCCCTGATTATATAAAAGAGTGCCGTAGAGAATACTTACTTCGGTATAAGTTGGTTCGACTCCAGAATGTAAATGATCTTATATCAGTCTTTTTTGAACCTGGCTTCTTTTATTTAAATCACACTCATGAAAAAATAATAATAAAAAGGGCGAAATTTCCAGCGATGACAGTTATGGAAATGTGACATAGGAAACGGAGGCGTTAAAAAAATAAACTTTGCGAACGTTAAGAAAATTCTATTGTTTGAAGCGCGACACAGTAAAGGAAACGAAGAACTAATGGTAAATTCGCGCAAGTTTAGAATTTTTAGAGAGTAGAGATTATTTTTAGCCGGAGTTTCCAGGTCTTGAACTTCAAGGCAAAACGAACAAAATTTAAATAAAAAATAAGTGCGTAAATGGAATGCGCAGTGACAATATAATTTTGTAAAAAGAAAACGAATAACTATGAATAAACATAGAAAGCAAGTGTCGTAAAACAGAGTTACTTCTTTAGGGGTGGTAATACAGGTTCGAATCCTGTTCTGCAATCGCAGATAGTAGAAATGGTAACACCCCGTATAAGGCTCTGTTTGATTTAATTACCTTACTAAAATAAAAATCAAGTGTCGTCTTAGAATCATACTTCGAGATTGAATAAACATTGGGTCGCAGGTTCGAATCCTGCCTTTTCCCTCGAAAAGGAGAGGTAGCTCAGCAGGTAGAGCAAATGCACGGAAGATTCTGAAAAACATTACCTTGATTTACATAAAAGAGTGCCGTAGAAAAGGCCTACTTCGGTTTAATTTGGTTCGACTCCAGAAGGTCATGAAAGTGATCTTGTATAAGTCTTTTCGAGTCTTGCCTCTTTTATTTTAAAACAAACAAGTGCCGTAGAAAAATGCTACTTCGCTCATCACGACGGGGTCGCGGGTTCGAGTCCCGCCTCTTCCACAACAAAAAAACACGATGTACATAGGAAGAGTAGCTCAGTTGGTTAGAGCACGACTGCATTATTCGGTTGTTGCCTTGTTTTCATAAATCAGAAGCCGGAAGTGGGACGTTGAAAGATCTCTTTGTATATAATTTTCTATAAAGTCAGATCGATTTTCAGACTTTACCCTCTTTCTTCTCCCCACTTCCTGCTTCTTTATATTACTATTATGAAGTGTCGTTAGGAAAAAATTCATCGTAACGCAATTAAGGGAGGAATAGCGAAGCCGGTCACTCCGGCAAGGTTATCCGGTTCGACTCCGGCAAACGAAAGTCCGGTTTTTTCCTTATCATTACCTTTAAAAAATGCCGGTAAATTATTTACCGGCACTTTTCATTGTATCAAGCTCTTCTTCAAACATGAGTTTCCATTTTGAAAGAGTAGTTCTGCTTATCTTATATTTTCTCGACATATAGCTTGTTGAATGACCATGCTTTTTCTGATACTGAAGCAGTTTTAACATAGTCTGCCTGTCATAGGTTTTAAGTTTTTGATTTTCTCTGGACTGTTTGAACAGTTTTTCATTGAACTTCAGAACATCCTCACTGGTATTCAGTTTTTCAAGAAGTTCTTTGATTTTTGGGTCTTTCAGCTTTTCAGGATATTCCATCCTGAGCATATCCTGATAAATTTTTTTGTAATTGGGGCGCATGTCTTATCTGTTTATCCGTTTACATTATCGCTCTTCTGAAGCCATCTGTGAAGAGTGCTTTTCGGAATAGAATATTCTTTAATGACTTCATTTTGGGTCATTTCACCGGAAAGAATTCTTTTCATAATAAAATCTTTGATTTCCTGAGTGTAAATGTTTTTCCTGAAATAAGGCGTTTTTTCGGACTTCTGCTGGTTTTTGTTGATGGCAGAAGGAGGTGCATATAAAATTAAATGTGAGCTGTAAAGTCTGAAAAAATCATATTCCAATAATTTGCTCCATCTTAGAAGAAGATCCGTATCCATCGATTTGCTGTCATACATTACCTCGATTGCTCCTTCATCTTTACCTAAAAATTTACATATCCTTTCTATTGTTATTTCATTTTCATCTACCCTTTCCTTAATAAACTTTCCAATATGGATTTCTTTATATAACATTTTATTGAATATTATTCTTTTGTTTAAACTTATGTATCAAAAAAACGAAAATAGGTTTTATATATTATCTTATGTGTTGGGAAATGATTCACTTCAGTTTGAAATTGTTAAGAAATAGAAATTATGATGTAAGAATGTTAAATTGCGTTTAATAAGATGATGAGTCTTAAAAAACGGATATGTAACTTACCAAATAACTTAAAAACAGGTGGGTAGGAGTCACCTTAATGTACTTGGGATATATTCTTTATTTTCAATGGGTTTTCTCTTCTTCTCCTTCAAACTTCTCTTCCTGCCATTTGTGTAAATAATATATGACCTATTAAGGTTTTTATACAATTCTATGAGTTGAAGCTGTAGATAAATTGATATACAGCTTTTTACGCGTTGAATTCTTTAATTAGTACCAAATAATTGCTTATTCGGTTTCAAATGTAAACAAAAATAAGATGTAAAAAGAGATAGAAATGTAAAAATCATACTTTATATGCTTATTTTAATTAAAATTAACATATTATAAGAACTAATGTGTGAATTGCTTACATGTCATAGGTTTCACCATAGAAAAATGATAAA is a genomic window containing:
- a CDS encoding VOC family protein; translation: MIKGIYETHVQVSNLENAIQFYTEVLGLKLGHRDETRPIAFLWVGEEKEFMLGLWEQKENLQTRHFAFSSSKEDILNYSVEFLENKDLKPYNFLKNGSVEPMVFAWMPALAIYFNDPDGNQLEFISILEGESKPELGVLSYEEWMRQVKD
- a CDS encoding SWIM zinc finger family protein, translating into MEGTLIYNYSGTSSLVRKDVLEELFLAKYSEVHKNTDVPCFFWGNVRQPFILARCLIALSNIVKSSFNLSPFQMGLLKDPIVTAGNQKLRFEGFSHCAGVYARVDILPDGLEGEFLENGTTNVDFNQPMITALGSIRPNEKIMLSVGEKEVALYKEEEKVIERKVPLPSKWIKGLGTVQVYLSESEKRYAFNKIQTQQLFRGMPKGTIKSDYYLIVRGNKPFFSPVKSADAVCIGGLHRLRLLEPLLPYIDSMQVFPHSNMQSTTWQLYMGHIRFCFSLSRECWRGFSGEGAVLESLISEVSDEWIDALDKYAYANQSFNPSMFALKENLSFSKADNVTGRLAAMGLLGYDLDDHEFFYRRLPFKLSRIIGLNPRIKNAEKLIECGKVEILNNNKERTEARVEGTGVHHTVIIEEEKERCTCEWFSKYQGERGPCKHVLAVKKLVNS
- a CDS encoding helix-turn-helix domain-containing protein, which gives rise to MRPNYKKIYQDMLRMEYPEKLKDPKIKELLEKLNTSEDVLKFNEKLFKQSRENQKLKTYDRQTMLKLLQYQKKHGHSTSYMSRKYKISRTTLSKWKLMFEEELDTMKSAGK
- a CDS encoding helix-turn-helix domain-containing protein, with translation MLYKEIHIGKFIKERVDENEITIERICKFLGKDEGAIEVMYDSKSMDTDLLLRWSKLLEYDFFRLYSSHLILYAPPSAINKNQQKSEKTPYFRKNIYTQEIKDFIMKRILSGEMTQNEVIKEYSIPKSTLHRWLQKSDNVNG
- a CDS encoding phosphate ABC transporter substrate-binding protein — its product is MKKIKVVRQKFGFNEYGLIDFPKKISGVQISRIMHGDDMGCSYCFPHGYEVVNAKYTKFQRNWKKYRKTQWKN
- a CDS encoding TROVE domain-containing protein, with translation MKFNFFKKETKVVLNYEGEKAYAMTPAEELYSAVVTTGLSDTNYEKGNDRLKRIQSLIKKNDPEFVAKLAVYARKDMYLRSIPLVLTTELAKQASGTDLVSKTVDKVVQRADEITELLAYYQLANKRTDTKKLNRLSKQIQKGLVKSFNKFDEYQFAKYNRKAEVTLKDALFLVHPKAKDENQQSVFNKIANNTLETPYTWEVELSVLGQTKFADDTERKLAFKNKWEELIFSNKLGYMATMRNLRNILEAGVSSDAMNKVCRYLSDERAVSNSKQLPFRFLAAYRELKTIDSPYLASVLEALEDAVVVSAKNIKGFGFDTSVVIAADVSGSMQKAVSNKSKILLYDIGLLMSMILQSQCKNVVTGIFGDRWLRIPMPKNGILRNVDAFYKREGEVGYSTNGYLVIEDLIERKEQVDKVMLFTDTQMWNSIGSRNSFEDLWNRYKAIAPHAKLYIFDLAGYGQQPLDVRKNDVYLIAGWSDKIFDVLNALEDKKSAVKMIQKVVL